The following are encoded together in the Peromyscus leucopus breed LL Stock chromosome 1, UCI_PerLeu_2.1, whole genome shotgun sequence genome:
- the Lbx1 gene encoding transcription factor LBX1: MTSKEDGKAAPGEERRRSPLDHLPPPANSNKPLTPFSIEDILNKPSVRRSYSLCGAAHLLAAADKHAPGGLPLAGRALLSQTSPLCALEELASKTFKGLEVSVLQAAEGRDGMTIFGQRQTPKKRRKSRTAFTNHQIYELEKRFLYQKYLSPADRDQIAQQLGLTNAQVITWFQNRRAKLKRDLEEMKADVESAKKLGPSGQMDIVALAELEQNSEASGGGGGGGGCGRAKSRPSSPALPPGAPQAPGGGPLQLSPASPLTDQRASSQDCSEDEEDEEIDVDD, encoded by the exons ATGACTTCCAAGGAGGACGGCAAGGCGGCGCCGGGGGAGGAGCGCCGGCGCAGCCCTCTGGACCACCTGCCGCCGCCCGCCAACTCCAACAAGCCCCTGACGCCGTTCAGCATCGAGGACATCCTCAACAAGCCGTCGGTGCGGAGAAGTTACTCGCTGTGTGGGGCGGCGCACCTGCTGGCCGCCGCCGACAAGCACGCGCCGGGCGGCTTGCCCCTGGCGGGCCGCGCTCTGCTCTCGCAGACCTCGCCGCTGTGCGCCTTGGAGGAGCTCGCCAGCAAGACCTTTAAGGGGCTGGAGGTCAGCGTCCTGCAGGCAGCCGAAG GCCGCGATGGGATGACCATCTTTGGGCAGCGGCAGACGCCCAAGAAACGGCGAAAATCACGCACGGCCTTCACCAACCACCAGATATACGAGCTGGAGAAACGCTTTCTGTACCAGAAGTACCTGTCCCCGGCAGATCGCGACCAAATTGCGCAGCAGCTGGGCCTCACCAACGCACAGGTCATCACCTGGTTCCAGAATCGGCGCGCCAAGCTCAAGCGGGATCTGGAGGAGATGAAGGCCGACGTGGAGTCCGCCAAGAAACTGGGCCCCAGCGGGCAGATGGACATCGTGGCACTGGCCGAACTGGAGCAGAACTCGGAGGCttcgggcggcggtggcggcggcggcggctgcggcagGGCCAAGTCTAGGCCCAGTTCTCCCGCGCTGCCCCCAGGCGCCCCGCAAGCCCCGGGCGGTGGGCCCTTGCAGCTCTCGCCGGCCTCTCCGCTCACGGACCAGCGGGCCAGCAGCCAGGACTGCTCAGAGGACGAGGAAGACGAAGAGATCGACGTGGACGACTGA